Proteins from one Pontibacter korlensis genomic window:
- a CDS encoding S41 family peptidase: MDKMEHGEEKSRVRNSGFQIKLPLFISIALVVGVLLGATTFSPSTSNPQGTAKSYLKFRDVLSYIDRDYVDTVDVEALTDYAITKMLEKLDPHTAYIPAEELAMARSYLEGDFEGIGVEFNIFKDTIYVITPLSGGPSEAAGIQAGDKIIKVNGENVAGTGINNEGVFKRLRGPKGTKVSITVQREAVKKPLSFTIERSKIPTHSVDVSYMVDDRTGYIKVSRFSATTYEEFMEALSKLKSKGIKQLMLDLRGNPGGYMDHAIRMADEFIDGDKMIVYTDGKGTRYDSKTFAQKQGAFEKGSLVVLLDEGSASASEIVAGALQDNDRALIVGRRSFGKGLVQMPIPLNDGSELRLTISRYYTPSGRSIQKPYGEGMENYEMDILNRFENGEYFHPDSSLFVDSLKYTTLGGRAVYGGGGIMPDVFVPRDTTELSQYLSQLYNKNVIREYSLEYYQKHRKELEKMPFEKFNKNFTVTDRMLQEVVQTASASGVEYNEAEFKRSKSLLRNNLKAFIARSVYGNDGFFPVLHQSDEEFQQALKHFSRAQQMAAGSM; encoded by the coding sequence ATGGACAAGATGGAGCATGGTGAGGAAAAAAGCAGAGTCCGGAATTCAGGATTTCAGATAAAGCTGCCTCTGTTTATAAGTATAGCCTTGGTGGTGGGTGTGTTGTTAGGTGCTACTACGTTCTCCCCATCTACCAGTAATCCACAAGGTACAGCCAAAAGTTACCTGAAGTTCCGTGATGTACTAAGCTATATAGACCGTGATTATGTAGATACGGTTGATGTGGAGGCGCTGACAGATTATGCCATCACTAAAATGCTGGAGAAACTTGACCCGCATACAGCGTACATTCCGGCGGAAGAACTGGCTATGGCGCGCTCTTACCTCGAAGGTGACTTTGAGGGCATTGGTGTAGAGTTCAACATCTTTAAAGATACGATTTATGTGATCACGCCCCTGAGTGGCGGTCCATCCGAGGCAGCAGGTATACAGGCAGGCGATAAGATTATTAAAGTAAATGGGGAAAATGTAGCTGGTACAGGCATAAATAACGAGGGTGTTTTTAAGCGCCTGCGTGGCCCCAAAGGAACTAAAGTAAGTATTACAGTACAGCGTGAAGCTGTAAAAAAGCCTCTCAGTTTTACCATTGAGCGCAGCAAAATACCGACACACTCTGTGGATGTAAGCTATATGGTGGATGATAGAACCGGCTACATTAAAGTAAGTCGTTTCTCGGCTACCACCTATGAGGAGTTTATGGAGGCGCTGAGTAAGCTGAAGAGCAAAGGCATAAAACAGTTGATGCTTGATCTGCGCGGGAACCCTGGTGGCTACATGGACCATGCTATACGTATGGCCGACGAGTTCATAGACGGTGATAAAATGATTGTGTACACCGATGGCAAAGGTACCCGCTACGACTCCAAGACGTTTGCCCAGAAGCAAGGTGCGTTTGAGAAAGGATCCTTGGTTGTGTTGCTGGACGAGGGTAGTGCCTCAGCATCTGAGATTGTAGCCGGAGCGCTTCAAGATAACGACCGTGCCTTGATTGTAGGCCGCCGTTCTTTTGGCAAGGGTCTGGTTCAAATGCCGATTCCGCTGAACGATGGCTCTGAACTGCGCCTCACCATATCGCGCTACTATACACCTAGTGGTCGCTCCATCCAAAAGCCTTACGGCGAGGGCATGGAAAACTATGAGATGGATATTCTGAACCGCTTTGAAAACGGGGAATACTTCCACCCGGATAGCAGCCTTTTTGTTGATTCGCTTAAGTATACAACCTTGGGTGGGCGCGCAGTGTACGGCGGCGGCGGCATTATGCCGGACGTGTTTGTACCACGCGATACCACAGAGTTATCGCAGTACTTAAGCCAGCTGTATAACAAGAACGTTATTCGGGAGTACAGCCTGGAGTATTACCAGAAGCACCGCAAAGAGCTGGAGAAAATGCCTTTCGAGAAGTTTAATAAGAACTTTACGGTTACAGATAGAATGCTGCAGGAAGTAGTACAGACAGCTAGTGCCTCAGGGGTAGAGTATAACGAGGCGGAGTTCAAGCGTTCTAAGAGCCTGCTCCGTAACAACCTTAAAGCCTTCATCGCACGAAGTGTGTATGGCAACGATGGCTTTTTCCCGGTGCTGCACCAGTCGGATGAGGAGTTTCAGCAGGCACTGAAGCACTTTAGCCGGGCACAGCAGATGGCCGCAGGTAGTATGTAA
- the ruvX gene encoding Holliday junction resolvase RuvX, with product MGRILGIDYGTKRVGLAATDTLQLIASPLETVHAQDVLSYLKAYVQREPVEAFVLGMPKRLSGEATDNTQHVVGFQRKLQKEFPAIPVHTVDERFTSKIAQQTMLAGGLKKKARQDKGTVDRISAVIILQSYLESRSI from the coding sequence ATGGGCAGAATTTTAGGAATTGATTACGGGACTAAACGTGTGGGGCTAGCTGCCACGGATACGCTCCAGCTTATTGCCAGCCCCCTAGAAACCGTTCATGCCCAGGATGTGTTATCTTACTTAAAGGCCTATGTGCAGCGCGAGCCTGTAGAGGCATTTGTGCTGGGAATGCCCAAGCGGCTCTCCGGCGAAGCCACTGATAATACGCAGCATGTGGTAGGCTTTCAGCGAAAGCTGCAGAAGGAGTTTCCGGCTATACCGGTGCATACCGTAGACGAGCGTTTTACTTCAAAAATTGCGCAGCAAACTATGCTTGCCGGCGGATTGAAAAAGAAGGCCCGACAGGATAAAGGCACGGTAGACCGCATAAGCGCCGTAATTATTTTACAGTCGTATTTAGAAAGCAGAAGTATATGA
- a CDS encoding co-chaperone GroES: MRISEDNKLEKIIIVGDRVLIKPKTSRDQTKSGLYLPPGVQEKEKVQEGYIMKVGPGYPIPADFGYDEESWGQEEEEVRYIPLQAKEGDLAIYLQRDAIEISYLGERYFIVPQSAVLMLVREEDL; the protein is encoded by the coding sequence ATGAGAATCTCAGAAGATAATAAGTTAGAAAAGATCATCATAGTGGGAGATCGTGTGCTGATTAAGCCGAAGACCTCCCGCGACCAGACCAAAAGTGGTTTGTACCTGCCACCGGGGGTACAGGAGAAGGAAAAGGTACAGGAAGGCTACATCATGAAAGTAGGTCCAGGATATCCGATTCCAGCTGACTTTGGCTATGATGAGGAGTCGTGGGGGCAGGAAGAGGAAGAAGTCCGCTATATCCCGCTTCAAGCTAAAGAGGGCGACTTAGCCATTTACCTACAGCGCGATGCCATTGAAATAAGCTACCTCGGCGAGAGATACTTTATCGTGCCTCAATCTGCTGTGCTGATGCTGGTGCGTGAGGAGGACTTATAG
- a CDS encoding bestrophin family protein produces the protein MLLKTNIPIGYVFGKIKFEVFFVSVYATLIAVEDTFFHFLDLSIPLSVPMVLGTVLSLLLAFKSNQAYDRWWEARIVWGAIVNDSRSLIRQVLCFTEAPYPSEEVTQLVERFTNRQIAWCYSLGMSLRNKMDMRKIEKYLPQEEISFIKKHSNIPNALLELHARDLRHALNEGWLNKYQQVEIDATLTRLTDCMGKCERIKNTVFPVTYTLYTHFSLFFFILLLPFALLEIFGVLEVLMVIAISSAFFLIEKMAIHLQDPFENKPTDTPVTAIARTIEINLKQMIEAKNVPQPVQPVGNSFYVL, from the coding sequence ATGTTGTTAAAGACAAATATTCCCATTGGGTATGTGTTTGGGAAAATAAAGTTCGAGGTTTTCTTCGTTTCTGTATATGCTACTCTAATTGCTGTAGAGGACACTTTCTTCCACTTTCTTGACCTCTCTATTCCGCTGAGCGTGCCCATGGTGCTCGGTACAGTGCTTTCGCTGCTGCTGGCCTTTAAATCGAACCAGGCATACGACAGATGGTGGGAAGCAAGAATAGTTTGGGGAGCTATTGTAAACGACTCTCGCTCCCTTATTCGGCAGGTGCTTTGCTTTACCGAGGCACCTTACCCTTCTGAAGAAGTGACCCAGCTGGTGGAGCGTTTTACTAACCGGCAAATTGCCTGGTGTTACAGCCTCGGCATGTCCCTCCGCAATAAAATGGACATGCGCAAAATTGAGAAGTACCTGCCTCAGGAAGAGATTTCCTTTATTAAGAAGCACAGTAACATACCCAACGCTTTGCTGGAGCTGCATGCCCGAGATTTGAGGCACGCACTGAATGAAGGCTGGCTGAACAAATATCAGCAGGTAGAAATAGATGCCACCTTAACCCGTCTGACTGATTGTATGGGTAAGTGTGAGCGTATCAAAAATACCGTTTTCCCGGTAACTTATACACTTTACACACATTTCTCTCTGTTCTTCTTTATTCTGCTGTTGCCTTTTGCGCTACTCGAGATATTTGGTGTGTTAGAGGTTCTGATGGTTATAGCAATTTCGTCTGCTTTCTTCCTGATCGAGAAAATGGCTATCCATCTGCAGGACCCGTTCGAGAATAAGCCTACAGACACACCGGTTACAGCTATAGCCAGAACAATCGAAATTAACCTAAAGCAGATGATCGAAGCTAAAAATGTGCCTCAGCCCGTCCAGCCTGTGGGAAACAGCTTCTATGTGCTATAA
- the sdaAA gene encoding L-serine ammonia-lyase, iron-sulfur-dependent, subunit alpha, with protein MSLLFTDFKSWQKHCAETGEPLYQPVLEYEIDQKGRTEEFIWENIAKAYDVMKDAVKTGLTEDMKSRSGMVNNGAKKVAKSPITVLSPEFQMLVSRALGAKEVNSCMGRVVAAPTAGASGILPGTLTTLQELHNLDDRKIHEGLLVAAGIALIIEQNASLAGAVGGCQAETGSAAAMAAGAIVYCLGGNVDQVFNAVAITIQCMLGLICDPVAGLVEVPCIVRNASAAAIAFSSSQLAIAGVDPVIPVDQCVHALGEVGESMERKYKETAEGGLANTPRAREIENFVLVQDVEILPDEDNQE; from the coding sequence ATGTCATTACTGTTCACTGATTTTAAAAGCTGGCAAAAGCATTGTGCCGAAACAGGCGAGCCGCTTTACCAACCTGTACTAGAATACGAGATAGACCAAAAGGGTCGTACCGAAGAGTTTATCTGGGAGAATATAGCCAAAGCTTACGACGTGATGAAAGACGCCGTAAAGACTGGCCTGACGGAGGATATGAAATCGCGCTCAGGCATGGTAAACAATGGCGCCAAGAAAGTAGCCAAATCGCCAATTACCGTGTTGTCGCCGGAGTTCCAGATGCTGGTATCACGAGCCTTGGGCGCCAAAGAAGTTAACTCTTGCATGGGGCGTGTGGTGGCGGCTCCTACGGCTGGTGCCTCAGGCATTTTACCTGGTACACTTACTACCCTGCAGGAGCTGCACAACCTGGATGACAGAAAGATACACGAAGGCTTGCTAGTAGCCGCAGGCATCGCCCTGATTATTGAGCAGAACGCCTCTTTGGCCGGTGCCGTGGGTGGTTGCCAGGCCGAAACAGGTAGCGCTGCAGCCATGGCCGCCGGTGCTATTGTATACTGCCTCGGCGGTAATGTAGACCAGGTATTTAATGCCGTAGCCATTACGATACAATGTATGCTCGGCCTGATATGCGACCCGGTGGCTGGCCTGGTGGAGGTTCCTTGTATTGTGCGAAACGCCAGTGCCGCAGCCATTGCTTTCTCTTCTTCGCAGCTAGCTATTGCAGGCGTAGACCCGGTTATACCAGTAGACCAATGCGTGCACGCACTCGGCGAAGTTGGCGAAAGCATGGAGCGCAAGTATAAAGAAACTGCCGAAGGTGGCTTGGCTAACACTCCCAGAGCCCGCGAAATAGAGAATTTTGTGCTCGTGCAGGATGTGGAAATCCTTCCGGATGAGGATAACCAGGAGTAA
- a CDS encoding S8 family serine peptidase has product MRRFSLWLVALSLATGTTALAQRSLTPTRANTQELQRIATAASKDYEANRAKAVELAKKYGWVIEKEFKDGRVISLQGLDATGLPVYYITYNNSNAAATTKTNQLWSGGSLGLNLSGSGSSIANKLAIWDGGRVRASHQELTGRVTQKDNPSKDSEHATHVAGTMIASGINPLAKGMAFGFKSLIAYDFNGDNSEMASAAKDLLLSNHSYGSLAGWRFNSDRKGTDEDPYWEWWGNTNVSREEDYSFGYYDDDAATWDEIAFNAPYYLIVKSAGNNHGETGPEVGKPYFLRKSNGTFELVKERPANISSNDGYDVISTSGTAKNILTVGAVAAITDGYNQPQDVKMSSFSSWGPTDDGRIKPDIVGNGVRVLSTTSTNDRSYAVQSGTSMAAPNVSGTLLLLQEHYANLKSGSFMRASTLKGLAIHTADEAGASAGPDYVYGWGLLNAEQAASVISNTGGTHLLEERTLAQNQPQTLEVTASGAGPLKITISWTDPKGSVMALGPKVLNNRSPKLVNDLDIRVSGNGKNYLPWTLDPAAPEAAAKTGDNIVDNVEQILIADAVPGKKYTITIGHKGTLKDGPQAFSLLASGVGGTAVCASAPTSNQGARINKLIFGTQTVNLKDDCTTYRDLTATVFTMEPSQARQITLELGSCGTDAAKVAKVFIDWNGNGNFTDAGETVATSGTINGNGTFTATINAPGTLAADDKVRMRVVVQETSSASAVSACNSYTRGETQDYLIQFIKPQRDISIAAVQPVGASSLCASTAQNLVVAIRNNGTAEQQNIPVSIKVLKNGQELTTLTGSFAGKLAAFTQAELLLDGSFATEAGATYELLAQSNLASDAVESNNQRGYSFTVATESSAPVNASAFRCGEGLAYTLSAEGGGTPYWYTSPTSTTPIAAGSQVQVATAKAGNTLYAAFDDFSGTVGPANKNVFAGGGYNQFSPDVQVATQAPMVLEQARLYIGHSGKITFTVYDSNGAPISSRTLNVTATRSTPAEGPQPDDPNDQGQLYYLGLELPQAGTYNIAISYENGATIYRNNAGVQGYPFGIDQVFSISGNTATNSGSVTWDSYYYYFYDLKVRALGCPSPRVAVTQKVGAPLDKPEVSREGKELVSSQPEGNQWYLDGEPLQAATTQRFTPTMNGRYSVVTFKDGCVSEMSLAYRYELESAERNIGPELMVFPNPSADGKFSYTVETSSPVDLTLTVVDLLGKQLYSTSVRQINGQYKGSFDLSKHSNGLYIVRLQHGGQVYTQKIMIRK; this is encoded by the coding sequence ATGAGAAGATTCAGCCTTTGGCTTGTTGCGCTTAGCCTTGCAACAGGCACTACGGCACTTGCACAGCGTAGCCTTACTCCTACCCGCGCTAATACGCAGGAACTTCAGCGTATTGCCACTGCTGCTAGCAAAGACTACGAGGCCAACAGGGCTAAGGCGGTGGAGCTGGCCAAGAAGTATGGCTGGGTGATTGAGAAAGAGTTTAAAGACGGTAGAGTAATCTCGCTGCAAGGCCTTGATGCCACTGGTCTTCCTGTTTACTACATTACTTATAACAACTCCAATGCAGCGGCCACTACTAAAACAAATCAGCTGTGGTCTGGAGGCTCGCTAGGTCTGAACCTGAGCGGCAGCGGCAGTAGCATAGCTAATAAGCTTGCCATCTGGGATGGTGGTCGTGTACGTGCCTCACATCAGGAACTGACAGGCCGCGTAACGCAGAAAGATAATCCTTCTAAAGACAGCGAGCATGCTACGCATGTGGCCGGTACTATGATAGCCAGTGGTATAAACCCTTTGGCTAAGGGTATGGCTTTTGGCTTCAAGTCGTTAATAGCCTATGATTTTAATGGGGATAACTCTGAGATGGCCAGTGCCGCCAAAGACTTGCTATTATCAAACCACTCCTATGGTAGCCTGGCTGGCTGGCGCTTTAACTCTGACCGTAAAGGCACCGATGAAGACCCGTACTGGGAGTGGTGGGGCAACACCAACGTAAGCCGCGAAGAAGATTATTCTTTTGGGTATTATGATGATGATGCCGCCACCTGGGACGAGATAGCCTTCAACGCGCCATACTACCTTATAGTAAAATCAGCAGGTAACAACCACGGTGAGACTGGCCCGGAAGTGGGCAAACCATACTTCCTGCGCAAAAGCAACGGCACCTTCGAGCTGGTAAAGGAGCGTCCTGCCAACATAAGCAGCAACGATGGCTATGATGTAATTTCTACATCGGGCACTGCCAAGAATATTCTTACCGTAGGCGCTGTAGCGGCTATAACAGATGGCTATAACCAGCCGCAGGACGTAAAAATGTCTTCCTTCAGCTCCTGGGGGCCCACAGACGATGGGCGTATAAAGCCAGACATAGTGGGCAACGGCGTTCGTGTACTTTCTACCACCTCTACCAACGATAGAAGCTATGCAGTGCAGAGCGGCACCTCTATGGCTGCTCCTAACGTTTCGGGTACCCTTTTGCTGCTACAGGAGCACTATGCAAACCTTAAAAGCGGCAGCTTTATGCGTGCATCCACTCTAAAAGGCTTGGCAATACATACTGCCGACGAGGCAGGAGCCTCAGCAGGCCCTGACTACGTGTACGGCTGGGGGCTTCTGAATGCGGAGCAAGCAGCCAGCGTTATCAGCAATACTGGTGGCACTCATTTGCTGGAAGAAAGGACGCTGGCTCAAAACCAACCGCAGACACTGGAGGTAACAGCCTCCGGTGCCGGACCTCTTAAAATCACCATCTCCTGGACAGACCCGAAGGGCAGTGTTATGGCACTTGGCCCTAAGGTGCTGAACAACCGCTCGCCAAAACTGGTGAATGACCTGGACATACGTGTATCCGGCAACGGCAAAAACTACCTGCCTTGGACGCTTGACCCTGCTGCACCTGAGGCTGCTGCCAAAACAGGCGATAACATAGTAGATAATGTCGAGCAGATTTTGATAGCTGACGCCGTACCGGGCAAGAAGTACACCATCACGATTGGGCATAAAGGAACACTTAAAGATGGTCCTCAAGCCTTTTCTCTGTTGGCAAGCGGTGTGGGTGGCACAGCTGTTTGCGCAAGCGCCCCTACCTCTAACCAAGGGGCCCGCATCAATAAACTGATCTTCGGCACGCAGACTGTAAACCTGAAAGACGACTGCACTACCTATCGCGACTTGACCGCTACTGTGTTCACCATGGAGCCAAGTCAGGCAAGACAGATAACGCTGGAGCTGGGTAGCTGCGGAACAGATGCCGCTAAGGTGGCTAAAGTGTTTATCGACTGGAATGGTAACGGTAACTTTACAGATGCCGGTGAAACTGTAGCCACATCTGGCACGATTAACGGCAACGGCACTTTTACAGCCACTATCAATGCACCAGGCACATTGGCAGCAGATGATAAGGTGCGAATGCGCGTGGTAGTACAGGAGACTAGCAGCGCCTCTGCAGTCAGTGCCTGCAACAGCTATACACGCGGCGAAACGCAGGATTATCTTATCCAGTTTATCAAACCTCAGCGAGACATAAGTATAGCAGCCGTACAGCCTGTGGGTGCTAGCTCACTGTGTGCCTCCACTGCACAGAATCTGGTCGTGGCTATCCGTAACAATGGCACAGCAGAACAGCAGAATATACCTGTATCTATCAAAGTTCTTAAGAATGGGCAAGAGCTCACAACGCTAACAGGATCCTTTGCAGGCAAGCTTGCAGCTTTTACACAGGCTGAATTGCTGCTTGATGGTTCTTTTGCCACGGAAGCAGGTGCTACTTATGAACTGCTGGCACAGTCTAATTTAGCATCTGATGCGGTAGAGAGTAACAACCAGCGCGGCTATTCTTTCACAGTAGCTACTGAAAGTTCTGCTCCTGTAAATGCTTCTGCCTTTCGATGCGGCGAGGGTCTAGCCTATACTTTATCGGCAGAGGGTGGTGGAACGCCTTATTGGTACACCTCCCCTACCAGCACAACACCTATAGCAGCAGGAAGCCAGGTACAGGTTGCAACAGCCAAGGCCGGAAATACACTCTATGCTGCCTTTGATGATTTCTCAGGCACAGTAGGCCCTGCTAACAAGAATGTCTTTGCAGGTGGTGGCTATAACCAGTTCTCTCCGGATGTGCAGGTAGCTACGCAGGCACCTATGGTGCTAGAGCAGGCCCGACTATACATTGGCCATAGTGGCAAAATCACTTTTACGGTGTATGACAGCAACGGAGCTCCCATATCGTCGCGCACGCTAAATGTTACCGCTACGCGAAGCACACCTGCCGAAGGCCCTCAGCCAGATGACCCTAACGATCAGGGCCAGCTGTACTACCTTGGCTTGGAGTTGCCGCAGGCAGGCACTTACAACATTGCAATCTCTTATGAGAATGGTGCCACTATTTACCGCAATAACGCCGGTGTACAGGGCTATCCTTTCGGTATCGACCAGGTATTTTCTATCAGCGGTAACACAGCCACTAATTCCGGCTCCGTAACCTGGGACAGCTACTATTACTATTTCTATGATCTGAAGGTGCGTGCGCTAGGTTGTCCAAGTCCACGAGTTGCAGTTACTCAGAAAGTTGGCGCTCCGCTTGATAAGCCTGAGGTAAGCCGCGAGGGCAAAGAACTGGTATCCAGCCAACCGGAGGGTAACCAGTGGTACCTGGATGGCGAGCCGCTACAGGCAGCAACTACCCAGCGCTTTACCCCTACTATGAATGGCAGGTACAGTGTCGTAACGTTTAAGGATGGCTGCGTATCTGAAATGTCTTTAGCATACAGGTATGAGCTGGAAAGTGCAGAGCGAAATATAGGGCCAGAGCTGATGGTGTTCCCGAACCCAAGTGCAGACGGTAAATTCAGCTATACTGTAGAGACTTCCTCCCCGGTAGATCTGACATTAACAGTAGTAGACTTACTGGGCAAGCAACTGTACTCTACCTCCGTTCGCCAGATTAACGGCCAGTACAAGGGCTCCTTTGACTTGTCTAAACATTCAAACGGCCTATACATTGTGCGCCTGCAGCATGGCGGGCAGGTTTATACCCAAAAGATTATGATTCGAAAATAA
- the hemB gene encoding porphobilinogen synthase, whose protein sequence is MNRRPRRNRQTEAIRNLVQETTLGVNDFILPLFVIEGQNQQVEVASMPGINRFSIDKLQDEIASNIELGIKAFAPFPSIPEQLKDKYATESHNPEGLYARAIREIKKNFPDVVIFSDIAMDPYSSDGHDGIVENGEILNDETLEVLGRMALAQAQAGADVVAPSDMMDGRVAHIRHVLDENGYQKVGIMSYTAKYASAFYGPFRDALSSAPKMGDKKTYQMNTANSREALLEAELDIAEGADYLMVKPALAYLDIIKLLRENSHLPIAAYNVSGEYAMVKAAAEKGWIDGEKAMLESLLSIKRAGADIILSYFAKEFAQYLRK, encoded by the coding sequence ATGAATAGAAGACCAAGACGCAACCGCCAAACGGAAGCCATACGAAACCTGGTGCAGGAAACAACGCTGGGAGTAAACGATTTTATACTTCCGCTCTTTGTTATTGAAGGCCAGAACCAACAGGTAGAAGTTGCCTCAATGCCGGGTATCAACCGTTTTTCAATCGATAAGCTGCAGGATGAGATTGCCTCTAACATAGAACTGGGTATAAAGGCTTTTGCACCTTTCCCAAGTATACCTGAGCAGCTGAAAGATAAGTATGCCACTGAAAGTCATAATCCAGAAGGCCTCTACGCCAGAGCTATCCGCGAGATCAAGAAGAACTTTCCGGATGTGGTGATCTTCTCAGACATAGCCATGGACCCATACAGCTCCGACGGCCACGACGGCATTGTGGAGAACGGTGAAATCCTGAACGATGAGACGCTGGAGGTGCTAGGCAGAATGGCCCTGGCGCAGGCGCAGGCTGGTGCCGACGTAGTAGCTCCTTCTGATATGATGGATGGCCGCGTTGCTCACATACGCCACGTACTGGACGAAAACGGCTACCAGAAAGTAGGTATCATGAGCTATACCGCTAAGTATGCCAGTGCTTTCTACGGCCCGTTCCGCGATGCACTAAGCTCTGCCCCTAAAATGGGCGACAAGAAAACATACCAGATGAACACAGCAAACAGCCGCGAAGCCCTGCTGGAGGCTGAACTGGATATTGCTGAAGGTGCAGACTATCTGATGGTAAAACCTGCCCTGGCTTACCTGGACATTATTAAACTGCTGCGCGAGAACTCGCACCTGCCAATTGCTGCCTACAACGTAAGCGGTGAGTATGCTATGGTAAAGGCCGCTGCTGAAAAAGGCTGGATAGATGGCGAGAAAGCTATGCTGGAAAGCCTGCTAAGTATAAAGCGTGCCGGTGCCGATATTATCCTGTCTTACTTTGCTAAGGAGTTCGCACAGTACCTGCGTAAATAA
- the def gene encoding peptide deformylase — protein sequence MIYPIVAYGDPVLKEVAEDIPQDYPNLKELVEDMFATMYHAHGVGLAAPQIGKSIRLFVIDSEPMMDEGDEGKGVKKAFINPEIIEEDGEEWGFEEGCLSIPGVREVVYRPERIVIRYFDEEWNEHEDTYDGMTARVIQHEYDHIEGILFTDYLSGLKKRLIKNKLAKISKGEVDADYKMNFPALAKKR from the coding sequence ATGATTTACCCAATTGTTGCCTATGGCGACCCTGTACTAAAAGAAGTAGCCGAGGATATTCCACAGGACTACCCAAACCTGAAAGAGCTGGTGGAGGATATGTTTGCCACCATGTATCATGCCCATGGTGTAGGCTTGGCTGCCCCACAAATCGGCAAGAGCATACGCCTGTTTGTGATTGACTCTGAGCCAATGATGGATGAAGGCGATGAGGGCAAAGGTGTTAAGAAAGCCTTTATTAACCCAGAGATAATAGAGGAAGACGGAGAAGAGTGGGGTTTTGAGGAAGGCTGCCTGAGCATACCTGGCGTGCGCGAGGTAGTATATCGCCCAGAGCGCATTGTTATACGCTATTTTGATGAGGAGTGGAATGAGCATGAGGATACGTATGACGGCATGACCGCCCGCGTTATCCAGCACGAGTACGACCACATTGAAGGTATTCTGTTTACAGACTATCTGTCTGGCCTGAAGAAGCGCCTGATTAAGAACAAGCTGGCTAAGATCTCTAAGGGCGAAGTAGACGCCGATTATAAGATGAACTTCCCGGCTCTGGCCAAAAAGCGCTAG
- a CDS encoding homogentisate 1,2-dioxygenase, translating to MAFYYKLGEIPHKRHTQFRQPDGSLYAEQLVGTLGFSGVSSLLYHINPPTQISRIGEAKPFAPKKAEGIKLAPQHLRTVEVNATGTDYLSARKTMLFNNDVAISLCNPSEREMNYYYKNGQADEVVFVHDGSGDLLTQMGRIPFQAGDYLVIPRTVIHKFRFNESENQVRLLVIESFSPIETPRRYRNHFGQLLEHSPFCERDMRPPVELITETQKGEHLVQVKKEGELHQFYYNFSPFDAVGWDGYFYPYAFSIFDFEPITGRIHQPPPVHQTFEAHNFVICSFVPRLFDFHPLSIPAPYNHSNVDSDEVLYYVEGNFMSRKGVDRGSFTIHPGGIPHGPHPGTVEASIGKKETNEYAVMIDTFRPLHLTEDALPYLDQNYPMSWNEHGSTKA from the coding sequence ATGGCCTTTTACTACAAACTTGGAGAAATTCCGCACAAGCGGCACACGCAGTTTCGGCAACCTGATGGTAGTCTATATGCTGAGCAGCTGGTAGGTACCCTTGGCTTTAGCGGGGTTTCGTCGCTACTGTACCATATCAACCCGCCCACACAGATTAGCCGCATCGGTGAGGCAAAGCCGTTTGCACCAAAAAAGGCAGAGGGTATAAAACTGGCGCCACAGCATTTGCGCACTGTAGAAGTCAACGCTACTGGCACCGATTACCTTAGTGCACGCAAAACGATGCTGTTCAACAACGACGTTGCCATCAGCCTCTGCAACCCATCAGAACGTGAGATGAACTACTACTATAAAAACGGGCAGGCTGATGAAGTAGTGTTTGTTCATGATGGCTCCGGCGACCTGCTTACCCAAATGGGGCGCATTCCTTTTCAGGCTGGCGATTATCTTGTTATTCCGCGCACAGTCATCCACAAGTTCCGCTTCAACGAAAGTGAAAACCAGGTAAGGCTGCTGGTAATAGAGTCTTTTAGCCCGATAGAAACACCTCGCCGCTACCGCAACCACTTCGGCCAGTTGCTGGAGCACTCACCATTTTGCGAGCGCGATATGCGCCCTCCGGTGGAGTTGATAACGGAAACCCAGAAAGGCGAGCACCTGGTGCAGGTGAAGAAGGAAGGAGAGCTACACCAGTTCTATTATAATTTCAGTCCTTTTGATGCTGTTGGTTGGGATGGCTACTTTTACCCTTATGCCTTCTCCATTTTTGATTTTGAGCCGATAACAGGCCGTATTCATCAGCCGCCTCCGGTGCACCAGACCTTTGAGGCACATAACTTCGTGATCTGCTCTTTTGTGCCACGCCTCTTCGATTTCCACCCGCTGTCTATACCTGCTCCTTATAACCATTCCAACGTAGACTCTGATGAGGTGCTATACTATGTAGAAGGAAACTTTATGAGCCGTAAAGGCGTGGATCGTGGTTCGTTTACTATTCACCCGGGAGGTATCCCGCACGGGCCGCACCCAGGTACAGTAGAGGCAAGTATCGGCAAGAAGGAAACAAACGAGTATGCCGTGATGATTGATACTTTCCGGCCACTACATTTAACAGAGGACGCCCTGCCATACCTGGACCAGAACTACCCAATGAGCTGGAACGAGCATGGCAGCACAAAAGCCTAA